The following proteins are encoded in a genomic region of Spirosoma sp. SC4-14:
- a CDS encoding putative oxidoreductase C-terminal domain-containing protein yields the protein MKLLPTVGSLFMAALLAGCQSSEKKAGEDSGKGMIHLITLDPGHFHAALVQKTMYDGVDSVVHVYAPDGPDLQLYLDKIEGYNTRPDDPTHWKEEVYKGPDFFDKMIADKAGNVVVMAGNNRLKTDYIHKTIGAGFNVLADKPMVISAAKFDELKDAFTEADKNKVMLYDIMTERYEITTMLQRAFSQQADVFGTLEKGTPDNPSVTKESVHHFYKNVSGSVLTRPAWFMDVDQQGEGIVDVTTHLVDLVQWECFPEQTIDYQNDIKLTSARRWTTDMSLDQFKAITKQDAFPDYLKKDVVNGNTLRVYSNGEINYQLRGVNAKVSVTWAYKAPEGGGDTHYSIMRGTKANLIIRQGAEQQYKPTLYIEPAGGNTSLETSLKTVLPAIQKDFPGVDVKKIAKGWEVVIPDKYKEGHEAHFGRVMQKYLQFLKEGKMPAWEVPNMIAKYYTTTQALELAKKK from the coding sequence ATGAAGTTATTGCCTACTGTTGGTAGTTTGTTTATGGCGGCCCTGCTTGCGGGTTGTCAGTCGTCGGAGAAAAAAGCCGGAGAAGATTCGGGAAAGGGTATGATTCACCTGATTACGCTCGATCCGGGCCATTTCCATGCGGCTCTGGTCCAGAAAACGATGTACGACGGTGTCGATTCGGTGGTGCATGTGTACGCACCAGATGGCCCTGATCTTCAACTCTATCTGGACAAAATTGAAGGCTATAACACCCGGCCCGACGATCCGACGCACTGGAAAGAGGAGGTCTACAAAGGCCCCGATTTCTTCGATAAAATGATTGCCGACAAAGCGGGCAACGTAGTCGTGATGGCGGGTAATAACCGGCTAAAAACCGATTACATTCACAAAACCATTGGGGCTGGATTTAATGTGCTGGCCGATAAGCCAATGGTGATTAGTGCCGCTAAATTCGATGAACTGAAAGATGCCTTTACCGAAGCCGACAAAAACAAGGTGATGCTCTACGACATCATGACGGAGCGGTACGAAATCACGACTATGCTACAACGGGCCTTTTCGCAGCAGGCCGATGTGTTTGGTACGCTGGAAAAAGGAACGCCCGACAATCCATCTGTTACGAAAGAGAGCGTTCACCATTTCTACAAAAACGTATCGGGTAGTGTGCTGACGCGGCCAGCCTGGTTTATGGATGTCGATCAGCAGGGCGAGGGGATTGTTGATGTTACGACGCATCTGGTCGATCTGGTACAGTGGGAATGCTTTCCTGAACAAACCATCGACTACCAGAACGACATTAAACTGACATCGGCCCGCCGGTGGACAACCGATATGAGCCTCGATCAGTTTAAGGCCATTACCAAACAGGATGCTTTCCCCGATTATCTGAAGAAAGATGTAGTCAATGGCAACACTCTGCGCGTGTATAGCAACGGCGAAATCAACTACCAGCTTCGGGGCGTCAACGCGAAGGTATCGGTTACCTGGGCCTACAAAGCACCCGAAGGCGGTGGCGACACGCACTATTCGATCATGCGCGGCACCAAGGCCAATCTGATCATTCGTCAGGGTGCCGAACAGCAGTACAAGCCAACGCTCTACATCGAGCCTGCTGGTGGCAACACATCGCTCGAAACATCGCTGAAAACCGTTTTGCCCGCTATCCAGAAGGATTTTCCGGGTGTCGATGTAAAGAAAATTGCCAAAGGCTGGGAAGTTGTAATTCCTGACAAATATAAAGAAGGGCATGAAGCGCACTTTGGCCGGGTGATGCAGAAATACCTGCAATTCCTGAAAGAAGGCAAGATGCCTGCCTGGGAAGTTCCTAACATGATCGCTAAATACTATACAACAACGCAGGCGCTGGAACTGGCGAAGAAAAAATGA
- a CDS encoding Gfo/Idh/MocA family oxidoreductase has product MQKDNVVDESRRSFLKTTVQGALTTTIMGGFPTIVPASVFGKNAPSNRINIGAIGTGRISRGHDMPGVWQYDNALIMAVCDLDSNRANDAKKLVNGYYTKKTGKEYDGVRVYTDYRELLSNKDIDAVLVSTPDHWHAPIVVDAVRAKKDVYMQKPASLTIAEGRMMADAVKQSGQIVQVGSQQRSSEQFRYAAELVRNGRIGQLKTVYVGLPGDPSGDEEPQMPVPQNLNYDMWLGTTPEVYYTEKRVHPQVGYDRPGWLRCEQFGAGMITGWGAHHVDSAHWAMNTEYTGPVEIWGKADFPKSGLWDVHGIFRTEAMYENGVHMIVTNEIANGIRFEGTEGWIFVSRGDASVTASDPIEKQNAAKKLDASDPKILTSVIGPNEVHLTVSKEHHGNWLESIVSRKQPIAPAEVGHRSCSACLLHHAAMKLNRKLYWDPKKEQFKNDPEANALLSRPQRPEYAIKALASAKGR; this is encoded by the coding sequence ATGCAAAAAGACAATGTAGTGGATGAGTCGAGACGCAGTTTTCTGAAAACGACTGTCCAGGGAGCCTTAACTACAACGATTATGGGAGGTTTTCCAACAATTGTACCCGCTTCGGTATTTGGCAAAAATGCGCCTAGTAATCGAATTAATATCGGTGCCATTGGTACCGGACGCATTTCGCGGGGGCACGATATGCCGGGCGTCTGGCAGTATGACAATGCGCTGATTATGGCCGTTTGTGACCTGGACAGCAACCGTGCAAACGATGCCAAAAAGCTGGTAAACGGCTATTATACAAAGAAAACCGGTAAAGAGTACGACGGCGTTCGGGTATATACCGACTACCGCGAACTATTGAGTAACAAAGATATTGACGCCGTTCTGGTTAGTACACCCGACCATTGGCATGCACCCATTGTGGTTGATGCGGTTCGGGCGAAAAAGGATGTATATATGCAGAAACCTGCCTCGCTGACCATTGCCGAAGGGCGCATGATGGCCGATGCCGTGAAACAGTCGGGGCAGATTGTGCAGGTAGGCAGTCAACAGCGTTCGTCGGAGCAGTTTCGGTATGCGGCCGAACTAGTGCGCAACGGTCGGATTGGTCAGTTGAAAACGGTATATGTGGGCTTGCCGGGCGACCCATCGGGCGATGAGGAACCACAGATGCCGGTTCCCCAAAACCTGAACTACGATATGTGGCTGGGGACAACGCCGGAGGTGTATTATACCGAAAAGCGGGTGCATCCACAGGTCGGCTACGACCGACCGGGCTGGTTGCGCTGCGAGCAGTTTGGGGCAGGCATGATTACCGGCTGGGGCGCGCACCACGTCGACTCGGCCCATTGGGCGATGAACACCGAATATACGGGGCCAGTCGAGATCTGGGGTAAGGCCGATTTCCCAAAAAGCGGTTTGTGGGATGTACATGGTATTTTCCGTACCGAAGCCATGTATGAGAACGGCGTACACATGATCGTTACCAACGAAATTGCGAACGGTATCCGGTTCGAAGGCACCGAAGGCTGGATTTTTGTGTCGCGGGGCGATGCGTCGGTAACGGCCAGCGACCCTATTGAGAAACAGAATGCGGCTAAAAAGCTGGATGCCAGCGATCCGAAGATTCTTACCTCCGTTATTGGTCCCAACGAGGTTCATTTAACCGTTAGCAAAGAACATCATGGCAATTGGCTCGAAAGCATTGTGAGTCGCAAGCAGCCCATTGCCCCGGCCGAAGTTGGCCACCGGTCATGCTCGGCCTGTTTACTCCATCATGCCGCCATGAAACTGAATCGTAAGCTATATTGGGACCCGAAAAAGGAACAGTTCAAGAACGATCCCGAAGCCAACGCCCTCCTGTCGCGCCCACAACGGCCCGAATACGCCATTAAAGCGCTGGCCTCTGCGAAGGGGAGGTAG
- a CDS encoding alpha-glucuronidase family glycosyl hydrolase, whose protein sequence is MHCKKLIGFLSFLLIVISSYAKPPLPDDGYRLWLKYDRISDASKREAYARSAQFIVLNSSSPILKAAAEELQMGLQGLLGKNVPIIASAGNRTGGVVLTSGSNAGVQSMNAEGYQVTNRASNIVVASKTDAGVLYGTFALLRHIQTLQPLNALSLTSNPKVRYRMLNHWDNTNGTIERGYAGESLWKWYELPERLDPRYRDYARANASLGINGTVVNNVNASARFLTAEYLQKVAALANVFRPYGIRVYLSVYFPAPKVIGGLKTADPLDSDVRKWWADKTKEIYRLIPDFGGYLVKANSEGEPGPQDYGRNHADGANMLAEALKPYDGIVLWRAFVYKADPKADRFKAALDEFGDLDGKFDPKVIVQVKNGPIDFQPREPFSPLFGKMPKTPLAMEFQITQEYLGFATHLVYEAPIFKECLETDTYAGGKGSSVARVVDGSLHGYAITAMAGVANTGSDRNWTGHPMAQANWYAFGRLAWDHTLSSEAIAREWVNMTLTTDPQAVKRITDLMLRSREIYVNYNTPMGLSRPWAGVHFAPEPWQDKSPRPDWTAVYYHRADSTGLGFDRTQTGSNALAQYSPEVQKKWNNPETCPLPYLLWFHHVPWTKKLATGRTLWDELCTHFYTGADSVGWMQQQWVQVKGAVDPETYANVAGRLATQHKEAIWWRDAWVLYLQQYARQPIPAPFKKPDRTLDDVKQLVHIYLMR, encoded by the coding sequence ATGCATTGTAAAAAACTTATCGGCTTTCTGTCTTTTCTGCTCATCGTTATCAGCAGCTATGCTAAGCCACCATTGCCCGATGATGGATACCGCTTGTGGCTTAAATACGATCGGATCAGCGATGCCAGCAAGCGAGAGGCCTACGCCCGATCGGCGCAGTTTATAGTGCTCAATAGTAGTAGTCCGATACTGAAAGCGGCTGCCGAAGAGTTGCAGATGGGCTTACAGGGGCTATTGGGCAAAAACGTGCCGATCATAGCCAGTGCTGGTAACCGAACGGGCGGTGTGGTGCTAACCAGCGGCTCCAATGCTGGGGTGCAAAGCATGAATGCCGAAGGGTACCAGGTTACCAACCGGGCCAGCAACATTGTAGTGGCCAGCAAAACCGATGCGGGTGTTCTATATGGCACGTTTGCCTTGTTGCGTCATATTCAAACCTTACAGCCACTCAATGCCCTATCGCTGACCAGCAATCCGAAAGTTCGCTATCGGATGCTGAATCATTGGGACAATACAAACGGCACCATCGAACGCGGCTATGCGGGTGAATCGCTCTGGAAATGGTACGAACTTCCTGAGCGGCTAGACCCTCGCTATCGCGACTATGCTCGCGCCAATGCCTCATTGGGAATCAACGGAACGGTTGTAAACAACGTCAATGCCAGTGCCCGATTCCTCACAGCCGAGTATTTGCAGAAAGTGGCCGCTCTGGCCAATGTCTTTCGTCCGTATGGCATTCGTGTCTATTTATCGGTCTATTTCCCGGCACCTAAAGTGATTGGTGGGCTAAAAACGGCAGACCCGCTCGATTCCGACGTTCGCAAATGGTGGGCCGATAAGACGAAAGAAATCTATAGGCTCATCCCCGATTTTGGAGGCTATCTGGTCAAGGCGAATTCGGAAGGCGAACCGGGTCCGCAGGATTACGGCCGAAACCATGCCGACGGTGCCAATATGCTGGCCGAAGCACTGAAACCCTACGACGGCATTGTGCTGTGGCGAGCCTTTGTGTATAAAGCCGATCCGAAAGCCGACCGCTTCAAGGCTGCCCTCGATGAGTTTGGTGATCTGGATGGCAAATTCGACCCGAAAGTGATCGTTCAGGTGAAAAATGGCCCTATCGACTTCCAGCCGCGCGAACCATTTTCGCCCTTATTCGGCAAGATGCCCAAAACACCGCTGGCGATGGAATTTCAGATTACGCAGGAGTACCTGGGGTTTGCCACTCATCTGGTCTACGAAGCGCCCATTTTTAAAGAATGTCTGGAGACAGATACCTATGCCGGGGGTAAAGGTTCGTCTGTTGCCCGGGTCGTGGATGGTAGCTTGCATGGCTATGCTATAACCGCCATGGCCGGTGTTGCCAACACGGGTTCTGACCGCAACTGGACGGGGCACCCGATGGCGCAGGCCAATTGGTATGCCTTTGGGCGGCTGGCATGGGACCATACGTTATCATCGGAAGCGATTGCCCGCGAGTGGGTGAACATGACGCTGACTACCGATCCACAGGCGGTTAAGCGCATAACAGATCTGATGCTCCGGTCGCGGGAAATTTATGTGAACTACAATACGCCAATGGGCCTTTCGCGGCCATGGGCAGGTGTTCATTTTGCGCCCGAACCCTGGCAGGACAAAAGCCCCCGACCCGACTGGACGGCCGTATATTATCATCGCGCGGACTCTACCGGGCTCGGCTTCGACCGAACCCAAACCGGAAGCAATGCACTGGCGCAATATAGCCCAGAGGTTCAGAAAAAGTGGAATAACCCAGAAACCTGCCCGTTGCCCTATCTGCTGTGGTTTCATCATGTGCCATGGACCAAAAAACTGGCTACCGGTCGAACCTTGTGGGACGAGTTGTGTACGCATTTTTATACCGGAGCTGATTCGGTTGGCTGGATGCAGCAGCAGTGGGTGCAGGTGAAAGGAGCCGTTGACCCGGAGACTTATGCTAACGTTGCTGGTCGGCTGGCAACGCAGCATAAAGAAGCGATCTGGTGGCGCGATGCCTGGGTGCTATATCTACAACAATATGCGCGGCAACCTATTCCTGCGCCGTTTAAAAAGCCCGACCGAACGCTGGACGACGTGAAGCAACTGGTGCACATATACCTGATGCGCTAA
- the uxuA gene encoding mannonate dehydratase encodes MGMLQTMRWFGPNDPVSLMDIRQAGCTGVVTALHQIPVGERWPVEAIEERKQLVEASNDRYSPLHWAVVESLPVHEDIKKGWPGRDLYIENYKQSIRNLAACGIKTVCYNFMPVLDWSRTNLTYQMPDGSRALRFVWEDFALFDLCILKRPGAETDYEPAVAQVARKKFNQMTADEVAQLANVVLLGLPGSEEAFSLETFQKLLDDYATIGDQQLRENLYHFIRQVAPVADEVGVNLCIHPDDPPRPLLGLPRVVSTEADLAQLMAACDVVANGITFCTGSLGIRPDNDLVGMIRRFGNRIHFIHLRTTKREGFAWNFHEADHLAGDVDMYAVVKAIVLEQQRRAQLGTGVTSIPMRPDHGHQMLDDLHKKTYPGYSAVGRLRGLAEIRGLEFGIVRSLEETEGIVTQRSFVIGK; translated from the coding sequence ATGGGAATGCTGCAGACGATGCGCTGGTTCGGGCCGAACGATCCGGTGTCGCTAATGGATATTCGGCAGGCAGGCTGTACGGGTGTTGTTACAGCCCTGCATCAGATTCCGGTTGGCGAACGCTGGCCGGTCGAGGCTATCGAAGAACGTAAACAACTGGTCGAAGCCAGTAATGATCGTTATAGTCCGCTGCACTGGGCCGTAGTCGAAAGCCTGCCGGTTCATGAAGATATTAAGAAAGGTTGGCCGGGCCGAGACTTGTATATCGAAAACTATAAGCAGTCGATTCGGAATCTGGCGGCTTGTGGCATCAAAACGGTTTGTTATAATTTCATGCCGGTGCTCGACTGGTCGCGGACGAATCTGACCTACCAAATGCCGGATGGATCGCGGGCGCTGCGGTTTGTCTGGGAAGATTTTGCTCTGTTTGATTTGTGCATTCTGAAACGGCCCGGTGCCGAAACCGACTACGAACCTGCTGTAGCCCAGGTCGCCCGGAAGAAATTTAACCAGATGACGGCTGACGAAGTGGCGCAACTGGCCAATGTGGTGCTGCTTGGTTTACCAGGGTCGGAGGAGGCTTTCTCGCTCGAAACGTTTCAGAAACTACTGGACGACTATGCTACCATCGGCGACCAGCAACTGCGTGAGAATCTTTACCATTTTATTCGGCAGGTAGCGCCCGTGGCCGATGAAGTGGGCGTAAATCTGTGTATCCACCCCGACGATCCACCCCGACCACTACTGGGTTTGCCCCGTGTAGTCAGTACGGAAGCCGATCTGGCCCAACTTATGGCGGCCTGCGATGTAGTTGCCAATGGAATCACATTCTGTACTGGCTCGCTGGGTATTCGCCCCGACAATGATTTGGTGGGAATGATTCGGCGGTTTGGTAACCGCATTCATTTTATTCATCTCCGCACAACAAAGCGCGAAGGTTTTGCCTGGAACTTTCATGAAGCCGACCACCTGGCGGGCGATGTGGATATGTATGCGGTGGTGAAAGCCATTGTGCTCGAACAGCAGCGACGCGCTCAACTGGGAACTGGCGTTACTTCAATACCGATGCGCCCTGATCATGGGCACCAGATGCTCGACGACTTGCATAAAAAGACATATCCCGGCTATTCGGCCGTCGGTCGGTTGCGGGGGCTGGCCGAAATTCGGGGGCTGGAATTTGGTATTGTCCGATCGTTGGAAGAAACAGAAGGTATTGTCACACAGCGGTCGTTTGTTATTGGTAAGTAG
- a CDS encoding acetylxylan esterase, producing MQKLRSLYCVCWLLGFVLLDNVAHAQSPDFMKMSPEERRAYMDKMRAAAQADWEKVMAKFHLKQPALPAPADDPKRPAHVKQKEGSTNWYDEAGNTYVRSGWGNWTNYDEAKASSYTLPDPLVLKNGKPVKDASTWWKQRRPEILNDFLTDVYGKTPKNTPKVRFEVTEVTDTALGSKAIRKTIVGHIDNSHYPKAKPSVNMTLYVPANAKGPVPLMVLVWGAFPTPMLTINRVIAKGWAVATFHTGMIQLDSGAGLHEGIIGLVNEGKDRKPDDWGVLSAWCWGLSRALDYFETDKAINPKQIGIQGHSRWGKTALLAGATDPRWAIVFASCSGSMGASLEKRNYGETIDNVAGSGEYHWMAENFVKYGGNWQTMPVDAHELIALVAPRPIFITGGTKDLWADPHGEFLACVGASPVYTLLGKKGISATEMPKPDESVMAGDVAFRNHEGGHTDAPDWPVFLEFAEREFKRAKE from the coding sequence ATGCAAAAACTGCGTTCACTATACTGCGTTTGCTGGCTGCTGGGCTTTGTGCTGTTGGACAATGTAGCTCATGCTCAATCGCCCGATTTTATGAAAATGTCGCCCGAAGAGCGCCGGGCTTATATGGATAAAATGCGGGCAGCGGCTCAGGCCGACTGGGAGAAGGTAATGGCTAAATTTCATCTGAAACAGCCTGCATTGCCTGCACCTGCCGACGACCCAAAACGTCCGGCTCATGTTAAGCAGAAAGAAGGATCGACTAACTGGTATGATGAAGCCGGAAATACATACGTTCGTTCGGGCTGGGGCAATTGGACGAACTACGACGAAGCAAAGGCCAGCAGCTACACATTACCCGATCCGCTGGTACTGAAAAACGGCAAACCCGTAAAGGATGCCAGCACCTGGTGGAAACAGCGTCGGCCCGAAATTCTGAACGATTTCCTGACCGACGTTTATGGTAAAACGCCGAAAAATACACCAAAGGTGCGGTTCGAAGTTACGGAGGTTACCGATACGGCCCTGGGTAGTAAAGCCATCCGTAAAACAATTGTCGGTCATATCGATAACTCCCATTACCCAAAGGCTAAACCGAGCGTGAACATGACGCTGTATGTGCCCGCCAATGCGAAAGGGCCGGTGCCGCTGATGGTGCTGGTATGGGGCGCTTTCCCAACGCCGATGCTTACCATTAATCGGGTGATTGCCAAAGGGTGGGCCGTAGCTACCTTCCATACGGGCATGATTCAGCTAGACAGTGGAGCAGGCTTACACGAAGGTATTATCGGCCTCGTTAACGAAGGGAAAGACCGCAAACCCGACGACTGGGGCGTTTTATCGGCCTGGTGCTGGGGCCTCAGCAGGGCACTGGATTATTTTGAAACCGATAAAGCCATCAATCCCAAACAGATCGGTATTCAGGGGCATTCGCGCTGGGGGAAAACTGCCCTGCTGGCTGGCGCTACCGATCCGCGCTGGGCCATCGTGTTTGCCAGTTGTTCGGGCTCAATGGGGGCTTCGCTCGAAAAACGCAATTATGGCGAAACAATCGACAACGTAGCGGGCTCGGGCGAATACCACTGGATGGCCGAAAACTTCGTGAAATACGGCGGTAACTGGCAGACCATGCCCGTCGATGCGCATGAACTGATTGCGTTGGTTGCACCCCGCCCGATTTTCATTACGGGAGGAACTAAAGATTTGTGGGCCGACCCACATGGCGAATTTCTGGCCTGTGTAGGCGCAAGTCCGGTTTATACGTTGCTGGGTAAAAAAGGCATAAGCGCAACCGAAATGCCCAAACCCGACGAATCGGTGATGGCGGGCGATGTGGCTTTTCGAAACCACGAGGGCGGCCATACCGACGCACCCGACTGGCCGGTTTTCCTGGAATTCGCCGAACGGGAGTTTAAAAGAGCGAAAGAGTGA
- a CDS encoding mandelate racemase/muconate lactonizing enzyme family protein: MKTTSRRSFLTKSAIASALAASSLSSYGTGLETAIERTPQSSAPSDLKITDIKCGYTRNGHSLFVKVHTNQGIWGCGEAVDASVGTYYLVKMIGQRIKGRSPLNVHRIFEDVRKAGFFEGAQAGIYISVLSAVETALWDLVGKALGLPVYQLLGGKFRDKIRVYCDTGAYRETDTSAEAFGKSAKRAVDMGFTAVKYDIDERNDPNKYDAYNWTASPGELERMYNQIAGVRQAVGPKIDICVDMHGRYDVTTGRRVAKMMEPLNLLFLEEPIPAENPEAYRQIREASNTPICAGENHYLAHGFRRLLEIGAVDIIMPDLQKAGGLGEAQRIANLANLYYVPFAPHMVASYLGAMASSHVCASVPNFLILEWQIYFHEEPMFKEIVTFDGPMVEKGFIPLSEKPGIGVEINEEGMRKYAPKDVPFFV, encoded by the coding sequence ATGAAAACGACATCACGCCGTTCGTTCCTGACCAAAAGTGCTATTGCCAGTGCCTTAGCGGCCTCGTCGCTATCCAGCTACGGCACTGGTCTTGAAACTGCCATCGAACGAACACCTCAATCGTCGGCCCCTTCCGACCTGAAAATTACCGACATCAAATGCGGCTACACCCGCAATGGGCATAGTCTGTTCGTGAAAGTGCATACCAATCAGGGAATCTGGGGGTGTGGCGAAGCGGTCGATGCATCGGTAGGGACGTACTACCTCGTAAAAATGATCGGCCAGCGCATTAAAGGCCGAAGTCCGCTGAATGTGCACCGCATTTTCGAAGACGTTCGGAAAGCGGGTTTTTTCGAAGGGGCGCAGGCCGGTATCTATATCTCGGTGTTGTCGGCAGTTGAAACGGCCCTTTGGGATCTGGTTGGTAAAGCCCTCGGTTTGCCCGTCTACCAGTTGCTGGGCGGAAAATTCCGGGATAAAATCCGGGTCTATTGCGACACAGGTGCTTACCGCGAAACCGATACCAGTGCCGAAGCCTTTGGCAAAAGTGCCAAACGGGCCGTCGATATGGGTTTTACGGCCGTAAAATACGACATCGACGAGCGCAATGACCCTAACAAATACGACGCCTATAACTGGACTGCCAGCCCCGGCGAACTGGAACGGATGTATAATCAGATAGCAGGTGTGCGGCAGGCGGTTGGCCCAAAAATCGATATATGCGTCGATATGCACGGGCGATATGATGTCACAACGGGTAGGCGGGTTGCCAAAATGATGGAGCCACTAAATCTGCTCTTTCTGGAAGAACCCATACCGGCCGAAAATCCCGAAGCCTACCGCCAGATCCGCGAAGCCTCGAACACGCCCATCTGTGCGGGCGAAAATCACTATCTGGCGCATGGATTTCGGCGGCTGCTCGAAATTGGCGCTGTCGACATTATCATGCCCGATTTGCAGAAGGCTGGCGGGCTGGGCGAAGCTCAACGCATTGCCAATCTGGCAAATCTCTATTATGTGCCCTTTGCCCCGCACATGGTCGCATCGTATCTGGGAGCGATGGCATCGAGTCATGTTTGTGCGTCGGTGCCCAACTTTCTGATTCTTGAATGGCAGATTTATTTCCACGAAGAACCGATGTTTAAAGAGATCGTCACGTTCGATGGACCAATGGTTGAAAAAGGCTTTATTCCGCTTTCCGAAAAGCCCGGTATTGGAGTAGAAATCAATGAGGAGGGTATGCGGAAATATGCTCCGAAAGACGTACCATTCTTTGTGTAG
- a CDS encoding RraA family protein, with the protein MKSVVFIMAVLALAGSVTRSVAQQISKEELVLLTPEWKGDRFADGRPKVPDAILKRMKLVTLEEAWAVLKGANFKYQYSGGWQTINPDSVLVGRALTATFMPGRPDIHRVIDKKGHEKDGRVKSQNAWPIDMLTKGDVYVVDQFDMQEDGPTIGDNLGNSIYAKTGNGIVYEGAIRDIAGLKEIGGFTSYFRSYHPSHHLNNPDGDLNTTLVAINHPTRIGKATVMPGDVVLGRDGGVIFIPPHLAEKVVKTSEIVRLRDMFGHQRLREQKYTPGQIDNRWSDEIEKDFSQWLNAHLNELPVPKEQIQEYLKTRTW; encoded by the coding sequence ATGAAATCAGTAGTCTTTATTATGGCTGTGCTGGCACTGGCCGGATCGGTAACCCGGTCGGTAGCGCAGCAGATTTCGAAAGAAGAACTCGTACTGCTCACGCCCGAATGGAAAGGCGATCGGTTTGCCGATGGTCGTCCGAAAGTGCCCGATGCCATTCTGAAGCGTATGAAGCTGGTTACGCTCGAAGAAGCCTGGGCGGTGCTGAAAGGTGCAAACTTTAAGTATCAGTATTCGGGCGGCTGGCAAACCATCAACCCCGACAGTGTATTGGTTGGGCGCGCACTTACGGCTACGTTTATGCCCGGTCGGCCCGATATCCATCGGGTAATCGACAAAAAAGGACACGAAAAAGATGGACGCGTCAAATCGCAGAATGCCTGGCCCATCGACATGCTCACAAAAGGCGACGTATATGTGGTCGATCAGTTCGATATGCAGGAAGATGGACCAACCATTGGCGATAACCTCGGTAACTCCATCTATGCTAAAACCGGTAATGGAATTGTCTACGAAGGGGCTATCCGCGACATTGCGGGCCTGAAAGAAATTGGCGGCTTTACGTCCTATTTCCGGTCATACCATCCCTCGCATCACCTTAACAATCCCGACGGTGATCTGAACACAACGCTGGTGGCCATCAACCACCCAACCCGCATCGGTAAAGCTACCGTAATGCCCGGCGATGTGGTGTTAGGACGCGATGGGGGCGTTATTTTCATTCCTCCCCATCTGGCCGAAAAAGTAGTGAAAACCTCGGAAATTGTACGGTTGCGCGATATGTTTGGGCACCAGCGGCTACGTGAGCAGAAGTATACGCCCGGCCAGATCGACAACCGATGGTCCGACGAGATAGAGAAGGATTTTTCACAGTGGCTCAACGCCCACCTCAACGAACTGCCCGTTCCGAAAGAGCAGATTCAGGAATATTTGAAAACCCGCACCTGGTAA
- a CDS encoding LacI family DNA-binding transcriptional regulator, with product MEKETTIYDIARLLNLSPATVSRALNDHPAINSNTKSMITATAKEMGYRSNTFASNLRRQRTNTIGVIVPRLNSNFMSTVLAGMEKVANKASYNLIISQSLESVKKEMANAKTMFNSRVDGLLVSVAYDTENTDHFDAFITKGIPLLFFDRVIEHKQGTNIVIDNVKAGYEATAHLIQQGCQRIMHVTGNLKRNVYADRLKGYKLALMEFGRPYNDELIMVTDLSQDAGMMAAGTIQSMDKRPDGLFVTNDFCAVSCMRMLKQAGFSIPGDIAIVGFNNDPVSTVIDPNLTTINYPGEKMGEIAAQSLINHLNGAMDIQTTNTIILHSELIVRESSQKKS from the coding sequence ATGGAGAAAGAAACCACCATTTATGACATTGCCCGATTGTTGAACCTCTCACCAGCTACGGTTAGCAGAGCCCTTAACGACCACCCAGCCATCAATAGCAATACGAAAAGTATGATTACAGCGACGGCAAAGGAAATGGGCTATCGGTCGAATACATTTGCCAGTAATCTTAGGCGCCAGCGAACCAATACAATTGGTGTTATTGTGCCCCGGCTAAACAGCAATTTTATGTCGACCGTATTGGCTGGTATGGAAAAGGTAGCCAATAAAGCTTCTTATAATCTGATCATTAGCCAGTCGCTGGAATCGGTTAAAAAAGAAATGGCCAATGCTAAAACGATGTTCAATAGCCGGGTCGATGGGCTGCTGGTGTCGGTTGCTTATGACACCGAAAACACCGACCATTTCGATGCTTTTATTACTAAAGGCATTCCATTACTCTTTTTTGATCGGGTAATCGAACATAAGCAGGGGACCAATATTGTTATTGACAACGTAAAAGCTGGCTATGAAGCAACCGCGCATCTGATTCAACAGGGATGCCAGCGCATTATGCACGTAACGGGCAATCTGAAGCGGAATGTGTATGCCGATCGACTTAAAGGCTATAAACTGGCTCTTATGGAATTCGGTCGCCCTTACAACGACGAACTAATTATGGTAACGGATCTGAGCCAGGATGCAGGCATGATGGCAGCCGGGACAATCCAGTCGATGGACAAGCGGCCCGATGGTCTTTTTGTGACCAATGATTTCTGCGCTGTAAGTTGTATGCGGATGCTGAAACAGGCCGGGTTTTCCATTCCCGGCGATATTGCCATTGTCGGCTTCAACAATGACCCAGTATCGACGGTGATTGATCCGAATCTGACGACGATTAATTATCCTGGCGAAAAAATGGGCGAAATTGCCGCCCAGAGCCTAATTAACCACTTAAATGGTGCTATGGATATTCAGACGACCAACACAATCATTCTGCACTCCGAGCTGATTGTTCGGGAGTCGTCTCAGAAAAAGAGCTAA